A stretch of Candidatus Zixiibacteriota bacterium DNA encodes these proteins:
- a CDS encoding protein-L-isoaspartate(D-aspartate) O-methyltransferase gives MTEHNLTLSESEYFARRMKMIENQIISRGVQDPDVLAAMRTVPRHLFVPNDNRGEAYADYPVAIGHAQTISQPFIVASMTEHLKLTHRSRVLEIGTGCGYQTAVLAEIAREVYTVEIIPELFSDASRLLRQLGYTNVFTQLRDGNEGWPDKAPFDAITVAAASKTVPSALTNQLGSNGRMLIPLVSDEDGKQELILLEKGESGISTRVLYDVRFVPLRSKSAE, from the coding sequence ATGACCGAGCACAATTTGACATTATCTGAATCAGAATATTTCGCGCGCCGGATGAAAATGATCGAAAATCAAATAATATCCCGTGGCGTTCAAGATCCAGATGTTCTGGCGGCGATGCGAACGGTGCCCCGCCATCTCTTTGTCCCGAATGATAACCGAGGCGAAGCCTATGCCGATTATCCTGTCGCAATTGGTCACGCTCAAACCATTTCACAGCCCTTTATCGTCGCCTCCATGACCGAGCATTTGAAATTAACGCATCGTAGCAGGGTTCTTGAAATTGGCACGGGCTGTGGTTACCAGACAGCAGTTCTGGCAGAGATAGCACGCGAAGTCTATACAGTTGAGATTATTCCGGAACTCTTTAGTGATGCAAGCAGACTCTTACGCCAGCTTGGATATACAAATGTGTTTACTCAACTGAGAGATGGCAACGAAGGGTGGCCTGATAAGGCCCCATTCGACGCGATAACGGTGGCCGCGGCTTCAAAAACTGTTCCATCGGCGCTGACAAATCAGCTTGGGAGTAATGGCCGAATGCTTATTCCACTGGTGTCGGATGAAGATGGGAAACAGGAGCTCATTCTTCTTGAAAAAGGGGAATCTGGTATTTCGACCCGGGTTCTGTATGATGTTCGCTTCGTTCCGCTTCGCTCGAAAAGCGCTGAATGA
- a CDS encoding EVE domain-containing protein — protein sequence MAKRYWLFKSEPDCFSIDHLKAADNSTASWDGVRNYQARNMLRDEISVNDEVFFYYSSSDPLGISGVCSVSKGGYPDHTGWDINGQHYDPKASPDNPIWYMVDVSFVKKFPRVISLAELKGMPGLEDMVVTQRGSRLSIQPVRPEEWEIILQYAKKLK from the coding sequence ATGGCAAAACGATACTGGCTTTTTAAGTCCGAACCCGACTGTTTTTCGATTGACCACCTCAAGGCAGCCGATAACTCGACTGCGTCATGGGACGGGGTACGCAATTATCAGGCGCGAAATATGCTCAGAGACGAAATCTCGGTCAATGATGAGGTATTTTTCTACTACAGCAGTTCTGATCCGCTGGGAATATCCGGAGTCTGTTCTGTGTCAAAAGGCGGATATCCTGACCATACTGGCTGGGATATTAATGGACAGCATTATGACCCTAAAGCCTCGCCTGACAATCCAATCTGGTATATGGTCGATGTTTCGTTTGTCAAAAAATTCCCACGAGTAATTTCACTCGCCGAACTGAAAGGAATGCCCGGGCTGGAAGACATGGTTGTGACTCAGCGCGGAAGTCGGCTCTCGATTCAGCCTGTTCGGCCTGAGGAATGGGAAATTATTTTGCAGTATGCAAAGAAGCTCAAATAA
- a CDS encoding FlgD immunoglobulin-like domain containing protein: MRNVLLTFLFGLALGQPLFADIPTTPDQTLLWNHFNSVTIIKRGLTTFALATSRDGISVMIERDYSPEFFAIRHLFLSSEPIEAKLDGSILVLRSSIDILYFIDVSNLPEIYLIGEVDVDEPFEDYLLHGRDLYLAHGFEGLWRYSVDDIANPQFLDSSMLGIHYTQLERVGETLFALDDYNGILLYDIAGSGFGDFLDYLFVPFQVSTFAANAEYIIVGTLANSVLKCTYTNNDPQIRSTVTLTHSVDQLMLSNQYALALPRGQPLATPIQLNVFVPSVIVFEESFDSRLNGFTLFTDNVTFQDTRVYFPSAGGGIISHSLDTWRLTDSPLRHYRRTGPINDIVIDGDYLYTGGTANPLEVYRFSTSGKANRDTVLNDGINHIKDIESVGDTVLVLYPQLESILGYRVASGTFPIVTQFPADSVDIARVKYLPLDNDTMQALVTIGQASVNIFSLQDTLAPVLRKRVTFIGRVLDVELVDSLLVVSTSKKELWVYRLLSDLKTEFRSRILLSQMATDLIVIKNPVNAGDSTAERLFALGGSTILRFDLTLPSQARVDSTLLLPFDIVSSAVTSDTLFTVGASGIGMFDISGGNPVLIDFGGRGGSMIAAGSGRVAVSDGRAINIFLLNANGAQVPVEDSGESSPVLLQNFPNPFNPTTTISFSLSHTSAVRLFVLNILGQTVATLVDEQRPAGSNSATWDGRSDSGEHVASGLYFYRLTVGNLHESRKMLLIR; this comes from the coding sequence ATGAGAAATGTACTTTTAACCTTTCTCTTTGGCCTTGCCTTAGGTCAACCATTGTTCGCTGATATTCCCACCACTCCTGATCAGACACTGCTGTGGAATCATTTCAATTCTGTCACGATCATCAAGAGGGGCTTAACGACTTTCGCACTGGCTACCTCTCGTGACGGAATCTCAGTGATGATAGAACGGGACTACAGCCCGGAGTTTTTTGCGATCAGACATCTCTTTCTTTCCTCAGAACCGATCGAAGCCAAGTTGGACGGGAGTATTCTTGTGCTCCGAAGCTCAATTGATATTCTCTATTTTATTGACGTCTCCAATCTGCCGGAGATTTATTTGATTGGCGAAGTCGATGTCGATGAGCCGTTCGAAGATTACCTCTTACACGGCAGAGACCTCTATCTCGCGCACGGATTCGAAGGATTATGGAGATATTCAGTCGATGACATAGCCAATCCTCAGTTTCTCGACTCAAGCATGCTTGGAATCCATTACACGCAGCTTGAACGAGTAGGCGAAACGCTCTTTGCCCTCGATGATTACAATGGTATACTTTTGTATGATATCGCCGGATCGGGATTTGGGGATTTTTTAGATTATCTCTTCGTGCCGTTTCAAGTTTCCACATTTGCGGCGAACGCCGAATACATAATCGTCGGGACTCTCGCAAATTCTGTCCTCAAGTGCACATACACCAACAATGATCCCCAAATTCGAAGTACTGTTACTCTCACACATTCAGTTGACCAGCTGATGCTGTCAAATCAGTACGCGCTTGCTCTGCCGCGAGGCCAACCTCTTGCAACTCCAATTCAATTAAATGTCTTTGTGCCGAGTGTGATAGTTTTCGAGGAATCTTTTGACTCACGACTTAACGGCTTTACGCTATTCACCGATAATGTCACATTTCAGGACACTCGTGTTTACTTTCCTTCTGCAGGTGGAGGGATTATTTCACACAGCCTGGACACCTGGAGGCTGACTGATTCGCCTCTTCGTCACTATCGTCGCACCGGTCCAATCAATGATATTGTTATCGATGGTGACTACCTTTACACCGGAGGCACTGCAAATCCACTGGAAGTCTATCGTTTTTCCACAAGCGGAAAGGCAAATCGAGACACGGTCTTAAATGACGGAATAAATCACATCAAAGACATCGAGTCAGTCGGGGACACTGTCCTTGTTCTTTATCCTCAACTTGAGTCAATATTAGGATACCGTGTTGCCAGCGGTACGTTTCCCATCGTCACGCAGTTTCCGGCAGATTCTGTAGACATTGCCCGAGTAAAGTACCTCCCTCTCGATAATGACACCATGCAGGCGTTGGTCACGATAGGCCAGGCTTCGGTAAATATCTTCTCACTCCAAGATACCCTCGCACCCGTTCTCAGGAAAAGAGTTACATTCATCGGAAGAGTGCTCGATGTTGAACTTGTCGATTCCTTGCTTGTGGTTTCCACGTCCAAAAAAGAATTGTGGGTCTACCGGCTTCTCAGCGATCTGAAGACAGAGTTCCGTTCGCGCATTCTCCTCTCCCAAATGGCAACTGATCTCATTGTTATTAAGAATCCCGTCAATGCCGGCGATTCTACGGCTGAGAGATTGTTCGCTCTCGGGGGATCAACCATACTTCGTTTTGATCTTACATTACCGTCGCAGGCAAGAGTCGACTCAACGCTCTTGCTCCCCTTTGATATAGTCAGTTCCGCAGTCACCTCAGACACGCTTTTCACAGTAGGCGCGTCAGGCATCGGAATGTTTGATATAAGCGGAGGAAACCCGGTGTTGATCGATTTTGGTGGACGGGGGGGAAGTATGATCGCGGCCGGATCAGGGCGGGTCGCGGTATCCGACGGACGGGCTATCAATATATTTTTGCTAAATGCGAACGGCGCACAGGTCCCGGTCGAAGATAGCGGAGAATCTTCACCAGTTCTTCTTCAAAACTTCCCGAATCCGTTTAATCCTACCACTACCATATCCTTTAGCCTTTCGCATACATCAGCAGTCCGACTTTTTGTCTTAAATATACTGGGTCAGACAGTAGCGACACTGGTAGACGAACAGCGGCCAGCCGGCAGCAACTCTGCAACATGGGATGGCCGCTCAGACAGTGGAGAGCATGTTGCAAGCGGCCTGTATTTCTATAGACTCACCGTTGGAAATCTGCATGAATCACGCAAGATGCTTTTGATACGTTAA
- a CDS encoding T9SS type A sorting domain-containing protein, whose product MSHRNLTILLLAVLVVSLQTSRVFSKTFYVTNNLERHEVVVGDALCGDSLGCSLRQAIEETNALPDSDTIIISQTITVVRLYFGPLRVTGNRLILMGESGQPIIDGLGNPYASHTLSLESDSNRISNLTFRRSRGNAINISSSFNILGDTGINSTTVFTDNGLDLEKTAAITISGTQAAYNAIINCHIGVDHSGLSKRPNKIGVSLESGAHNNFVGGDGDAKRNIISGNSKYGIAISTGALNNQISGNYIGTSITGITALGNTLGGILLSDGAKANTIGGDSIANRNVISGNEGDGVLLRDVNTTGNYIFGNYIGLDRTGRLPRGNGGNGIVVTDGASQNFIGDSYSPARNVISGNDRNGIYISGVTTQKNVVQNNLVGTEYRGVGPMTNGTVDGDGVVITDGARLHQIGGLGIRDINVISGNNRIGLVIEKHARENIVEGNFIGVNISGNSSLLNGTGVMIRGEASSNRIGGETLAHGNLISGNRADQYPYGAGVILYDEGTTDNHIAGNYIGTDLSGTRALRNGSAGIIIGNGASYNIIGGATAEAGNLISGNGADSYTNGLGRGIHIEGLGTDYNQITGNRIGTTANGSGQLPNRGHGIGVFGGAKHNQIGAINGYKNLIANNDGFGIYFSDVETLANPVINTSFLNNDSLGIVLRGGAQRNLLPPVILSASDSTVTGEGLSSSGTITLYKAAPDPSDSGEGEIEIGGTLILNGNGSFTFSIDQTYGALLNIGDLLTAFTTDSEGNSSAFSQNITVDAATDSPHDTQPLPFSFSLAQNYPNPFNPSTTINFSLSKVSQVYLVVYNLLGQRTKTLLSATLLGAGNHSIKWNGDTDLGHSAASGVYMYRLIAGKEVAVRKLSLIK is encoded by the coding sequence TTGTCGCATCGTAACCTCACAATCCTTTTGCTTGCAGTCCTTGTAGTTTCACTGCAGACTTCACGTGTCTTCTCTAAAACATTCTATGTGACAAACAACCTCGAGAGACACGAGGTGGTTGTCGGCGATGCCCTCTGCGGCGACTCGCTTGGATGCAGCCTTCGACAGGCAATCGAGGAGACCAACGCGCTTCCTGACAGTGACACCATCATTATCTCCCAGACGATTACGGTTGTGCGACTCTACTTTGGTCCGCTGAGGGTCACTGGCAACAGGCTCATTCTCATGGGCGAAAGCGGGCAGCCAATAATTGACGGTCTCGGCAATCCTTATGCGTCTCACACGCTATCGTTGGAATCCGATAGTAACAGAATCTCAAATCTTACGTTTCGTCGCTCACGCGGCAACGCTATTAATATATCAAGCTCCTTTAACATTCTCGGTGATACCGGAATCAACTCCACGACTGTTTTCACTGACAATGGTCTCGACCTCGAAAAGACAGCCGCGATTACAATTTCTGGCACTCAAGCGGCTTATAATGCAATAATTAATTGTCATATTGGCGTCGACCACTCAGGACTTTCCAAGCGCCCAAATAAAATAGGGGTGTCGCTCGAGTCAGGCGCGCATAATAACTTTGTCGGGGGTGACGGTGATGCCAAACGGAATATCATCTCAGGTAACAGTAAGTATGGAATTGCAATTTCAACCGGCGCCTTAAACAACCAAATAAGCGGCAACTATATCGGAACCTCAATAACTGGAATCACTGCTCTCGGAAACACTCTCGGAGGAATCTTACTTTCCGATGGAGCGAAAGCGAACACGATTGGAGGAGATAGTATTGCTAATCGTAATGTCATCTCAGGAAACGAAGGTGATGGAGTACTCCTGCGTGATGTCAATACCACTGGAAATTATATCTTTGGCAATTATATCGGCCTCGACAGAACAGGACGTCTCCCCCGCGGCAATGGAGGGAACGGGATAGTCGTTACTGACGGCGCTTCACAGAATTTCATCGGAGACAGTTATTCGCCTGCCCGCAATGTCATTTCAGGCAATGACAGAAATGGCATTTATATTTCAGGGGTGACCACACAGAAGAATGTTGTTCAAAACAATCTTGTAGGTACCGAGTACAGGGGGGTTGGGCCAATGACGAATGGCACAGTCGACGGTGACGGAGTTGTCATAACCGACGGTGCGAGATTACATCAAATTGGCGGTCTTGGCATCCGGGATATAAATGTCATCTCAGGCAATAATAGAATCGGACTGGTGATTGAGAAGCATGCCCGAGAAAATATTGTCGAGGGCAATTTTATTGGCGTCAATATCAGCGGAAATTCCTCGCTCTTGAATGGCACAGGTGTAATGATTCGCGGCGAGGCAAGTTCCAACCGCATCGGAGGGGAGACACTTGCTCACGGAAACCTCATCTCAGGCAATCGAGCCGATCAGTATCCTTATGGCGCGGGAGTCATTCTTTATGACGAAGGAACCACCGATAACCATATCGCAGGAAATTATATCGGCACTGATTTGAGCGGGACTCGCGCACTTAGAAATGGGAGCGCGGGAATCATTATTGGCAATGGCGCATCGTACAATATTATCGGTGGGGCTACTGCCGAGGCTGGAAATCTTATCTCCGGAAACGGGGCCGACAGCTATACAAACGGTTTGGGCAGGGGAATTCACATTGAAGGTTTAGGAACAGATTACAATCAAATTACCGGCAATCGTATAGGCACCACGGCAAACGGGTCAGGCCAACTGCCGAATCGGGGCCACGGCATCGGGGTCTTTGGCGGAGCGAAGCATAACCAAATTGGAGCCATAAATGGCTACAAAAACCTAATTGCGAATAATGATGGCTTTGGAATCTATTTCAGCGATGTCGAGACGCTCGCCAATCCCGTAATAAACACGAGCTTTCTCAATAATGATAGCCTTGGGATTGTACTGCGTGGCGGTGCGCAGAGAAATCTTCTTCCACCGGTTATATTGTCAGCTTCTGATTCGACAGTCACCGGAGAGGGATTATCGTCATCGGGAACTATTACTCTGTACAAGGCGGCCCCTGATCCCTCGGATTCGGGCGAAGGCGAAATCGAGATTGGCGGGACACTCATATTGAATGGCAACGGCAGTTTCACTTTTTCAATAGACCAAACTTATGGAGCCCTTCTTAATATAGGTGATCTTCTCACGGCTTTTACCACTGATTCAGAAGGTAACAGTTCGGCTTTTTCACAAAACATCACTGTCGATGCTGCTACAGACAGTCCGCATGACACGCAGCCCCTTCCCTTCAGTTTCTCTCTGGCACAGAACTACCCCAATCCATTCAATCCAAGCACGACAATTAACTTTTCGCTGTCTAAAGTCTCGCAGGTCTACTTGGTTGTCTATAATCTGCTCGGACAAAGAACAAAAACATTGCTCTCGGCAACTCTACTTGGAGCAGGAAATCATTCGATCAAATGGAATGGAGACACCGATTTAGGCCATTCAGCCGCATCTGGAGTTTATATGTATCGCCTGATAGCAGGCAAAGAAGTCGCCGTCCGAAAACTCTCCCTCATCAAATAG
- a CDS encoding S8 family serine peptidase translates to MTYIWHSFKRFVSLSAASLLIMNSAFSADLDFAVKLTTGEFTPQPVKTVPSAIAASASGKHLLIQFERALDEQDKIQLEAQGIVLLDYVPNFAFTAVLTRSLSQRDVESNDIRWIGEIQPIQKISPLISENQIPQQARRGGDSLQFAIVLHRDQNLQQWSAKFEQEFGAQILGVESSTNVIELVLPEQAIYRLSELDEVLWIEPAMPEPQEHNDGVRTNLGASVTQASPYNLTGAGVMLAEWDGGRADVSHADFAGRVISADGAAFATHATHVAGTVLGSGQQSGGAYKGVAPGAQMLTQLWWNSASEASNEYSDAILSNGAEISTNSWGYGVSDPATESSCQNTLGNYFSVSSTIDNIVRGSSGAPISICWSAGNMRGTSTQYCGSIGWTYNTVSPPGTGKNLITVGAINSNSSSMTSFSSWGPCDDGRIKPDVVGPGCQSNGDGGVTSTSLGNGYATLCGTSMSAPAVAGMLALMKEQWNIKIGSGTILPSTIKGILINTAIDLGSVGPDFQNGHGKVDGVKAVNKIGIGSPSYVEGQISTGVTNLYDLTVPSGTAKLKVTIVWDDPGGSGFAGKNLINDLDLTLLSPSNAATQSWILNPAIPSTAATRGIDRTNNVETVEINNPAPGLWKAKIDGFNIPTGPQKYSLIFTPDSIHTPGSLSAVEVFDAGDLSANPGATGTAQFWVKNIGASPDSVRVRISDNLNWSAAVVDSVILLSPFDSSLFGQLINIPPGTLAGTGSTVTCRANSLSDTLVQAQRQTLVSANAVYSLLLSEEPAEDTTTSPSSFPFTIKLQNISNSSDNITVTPSVIAGWSFAPPSRIIQLGINADSIVSFTAQVPPEVSHLSSNQITIIATSSDNSAADSASFSLVVTNPVFPPVLESPDSTIYTKNGVQSFAWSAAGDNYSLYVATDNLFNNTVRTYTGLATTNFSMPSVDSLSDGHYFWGVRTFVGPDSSSLQAVPRSLHIDNVSPLSANTVSPPSGAVISTSTVNLSFTTATGTPPPLITPEHFKIELSQSPVFDAGVTTIEPVTSTSQLVNSLGQGLWYWRVKRVDLAGNQSAFSAASTFLLDSEVPVIPTLSLPAHTATIGTDSITFDWSGTPDDGVATSKEYYYLHISKLANFIDFNTFSGFVYADSFVFPTSQLIQSQTYYWRVKGLDSAGFASNYSPASSFLFRSFICGDVDGSNSPPDIADLTYMIEYLFLGGPAPDPFGSGAVECDDIIDISDLTVLIDFLFISLQPLCCD, encoded by the coding sequence ATGACCTACATTTGGCACTCTTTCAAACGTTTTGTCTCTCTTTCTGCGGCATCTCTGCTGATCATGAACTCTGCGTTTTCAGCCGATCTTGATTTTGCGGTGAAACTAACCACGGGAGAGTTCACTCCCCAGCCTGTCAAAACTGTACCTTCGGCAATCGCGGCTTCGGCCTCCGGAAAGCATCTGCTCATCCAGTTTGAACGCGCCCTTGATGAACAGGATAAAATTCAGTTAGAAGCGCAAGGCATAGTATTGCTTGACTATGTGCCTAATTTCGCCTTTACCGCTGTGTTAACTCGTTCACTAAGCCAAAGGGACGTTGAGTCAAACGACATTCGCTGGATTGGCGAGATTCAACCCATTCAAAAAATATCCCCGCTCATTTCGGAAAATCAAATTCCCCAACAAGCCCGCCGTGGCGGCGATTCGCTGCAATTCGCAATCGTGCTTCACCGCGACCAAAATCTTCAACAGTGGTCAGCAAAATTTGAGCAGGAGTTCGGAGCGCAGATTCTCGGAGTCGAAAGCTCCACCAATGTCATTGAACTTGTCCTCCCTGAGCAGGCCATCTACAGATTATCTGAACTTGATGAAGTTCTTTGGATAGAGCCGGCTATGCCAGAACCACAGGAACACAACGACGGAGTGCGAACAAATCTTGGCGCTTCGGTTACCCAGGCTTCGCCTTACAATTTGACTGGCGCCGGAGTCATGCTTGCCGAGTGGGATGGCGGCCGTGCCGATGTTTCTCATGCTGATTTTGCCGGGCGGGTCATATCCGCCGACGGTGCAGCCTTTGCCACCCATGCCACCCATGTCGCTGGAACAGTGCTTGGTTCCGGTCAGCAATCTGGCGGGGCATATAAAGGAGTAGCTCCCGGCGCGCAGATGCTCACTCAGCTTTGGTGGAACTCTGCGTCGGAGGCAAGCAACGAGTATAGTGATGCTATTCTTAGTAATGGAGCAGAGATATCCACAAATTCCTGGGGTTATGGTGTGAGTGATCCCGCCACAGAAAGCTCATGTCAAAATACACTCGGAAACTACTTCAGTGTCAGCTCAACTATCGATAACATTGTAAGAGGCTCATCCGGCGCTCCGATATCTATCTGCTGGTCAGCAGGGAACATGAGGGGCACTTCAACGCAGTATTGCGGTTCGATCGGATGGACGTACAATACTGTTTCGCCTCCGGGTACCGGGAAAAATCTCATCACAGTCGGGGCCATCAACTCCAACAGTAGCAGTATGACCAGTTTTTCATCGTGGGGGCCTTGTGACGATGGCCGTATTAAACCGGATGTGGTTGGTCCGGGCTGTCAAAGCAATGGCGATGGCGGCGTTACCAGCACAAGCTTGGGAAACGGCTACGCCACTCTCTGCGGGACTTCGATGTCTGCCCCTGCCGTCGCTGGAATGCTGGCCTTGATGAAAGAGCAGTGGAATATAAAGATCGGAAGCGGTACCATATTGCCCTCTACCATCAAGGGAATCCTCATTAACACCGCTATCGATCTTGGTTCAGTCGGGCCGGATTTTCAGAACGGACATGGAAAAGTTGACGGCGTCAAGGCTGTTAACAAGATCGGCATCGGAAGCCCTTCGTATGTTGAAGGACAAATATCTACAGGCGTCACAAACCTCTACGACCTAACTGTGCCATCAGGAACTGCGAAACTCAAAGTTACCATTGTCTGGGACGATCCGGGTGGCTCGGGATTCGCCGGCAAAAATCTAATCAATGACTTAGACCTGACCTTATTGAGTCCATCGAATGCTGCCACGCAGTCATGGATTCTAAATCCGGCAATCCCCTCCACCGCCGCCACCCGCGGCATAGACCGGACAAATAACGTCGAAACTGTCGAAATCAATAACCCCGCCCCCGGACTGTGGAAGGCCAAAATTGACGGCTTTAATATTCCCACCGGCCCGCAAAAGTACTCGCTAATCTTTACACCTGACAGCATTCACACTCCCGGGAGCTTGAGTGCTGTTGAAGTTTTTGATGCTGGCGACCTCTCAGCCAATCCGGGAGCCACCGGCACAGCGCAATTCTGGGTGAAAAATATTGGGGCATCGCCGGACTCTGTTCGAGTGCGTATTAGCGATAACCTAAACTGGTCTGCGGCAGTTGTTGACTCTGTTATTTTGCTGTCGCCTTTTGATTCTTCGTTGTTTGGACAACTTATTAATATCCCGCCCGGGACCTTGGCAGGAACCGGATCAACAGTGACTTGCCGGGCAAATAGTCTCAGCGATACTCTGGTACAGGCTCAGCGCCAGACACTGGTTTCTGCAAATGCAGTCTATTCACTTCTGCTTTCAGAGGAGCCAGCCGAAGATACTACGACTTCGCCTTCGAGCTTCCCGTTTACAATAAAATTGCAAAACATATCGAACTCCTCGGATAATATCACTGTCACTCCATCCGTCATCGCCGGATGGAGTTTTGCGCCACCTTCGCGAATTATCCAGCTTGGAATTAACGCTGATTCTATTGTGAGTTTTACAGCCCAAGTACCGCCCGAGGTCTCGCATCTAAGCAGTAACCAAATTACTATTATCGCAACATCTTCTGATAATTCTGCCGCCGATAGCGCAAGTTTCTCACTGGTGGTTACAAATCCGGTCTTCCCTCCTGTGCTTGAATCGCCTGATTCTACTATCTACACGAAAAATGGTGTCCAATCCTTTGCGTGGAGTGCTGCCGGAGATAATTACTCCCTCTACGTTGCAACCGATAATCTCTTTAACAATACCGTCAGGACATACACCGGACTTGCGACAACAAATTTCTCAATGCCCTCGGTCGATTCGCTGTCCGACGGACATTACTTTTGGGGTGTGAGGACATTTGTCGGCCCTGACTCATCCTCACTTCAGGCTGTACCGCGGTCTCTGCATATTGATAACGTATCGCCTCTTTCAGCAAATACGGTCTCGCCGCCATCTGGCGCGGTCATCTCGACTTCGACTGTCAACTTGTCGTTTACGACGGCTACAGGCACTCCGCCGCCGCTAATAACGCCTGAGCATTTTAAAATAGAGCTTTCTCAGAGTCCAGTATTTGATGCTGGTGTGACCACCATTGAGCCGGTTACGTCTACTTCCCAACTTGTGAATTCGCTTGGTCAGGGACTATGGTACTGGCGTGTTAAACGGGTGGACCTTGCAGGAAATCAATCTGCTTTCTCGGCTGCGTCAACCTTCCTGCTTGACAGTGAAGTGCCTGTTATTCCGACGCTGTCATTACCAGCTCATACAGCGACCATCGGAACGGACAGCATCACTTTTGATTGGAGTGGCACTCCGGATGACGGTGTTGCCACATCTAAAGAATATTACTATCTGCACATTTCAAAATTAGCGAATTTCATCGATTTCAATACGTTCAGCGGATTTGTATATGCCGACAGCTTCGTATTCCCGACATCTCAGTTGATTCAGTCCCAGACATATTACTGGCGTGTGAAAGGACTTGATTCGGCGGGCTTCGCTTCAAATTACAGCCCGGCATCGTCATTTCTTTTCAGAAGCTTTATCTGCGGTGATGTGGATGGAAGCAACTCACCTCCGGATATTGCCGACCTTACCTACATGATTGAATACCTTTTCCTTGGCGGCCCAGCACCGGATCCATTTGGTTCGGGAGCCGTCGAGTGCGATGATATCATTGACATTTCAGATTTAACGGTCCTCATCGACTTCCTTTTCATCAGTCTTCAACCGCTTTGCTGCGATTAG